The Eubacterium ventriosum genome includes the window CACATATGAATGAAGATGGAACATTAAAACCGAATCAGGAATACACTACAGGAGAAAACGGATATACATATAAAACAGATTCTAATGGTAATATTGTGAGTGCTCATGCTGATGAATTAAAATTTAAAACGCATGATGGTAGATTAAAACATAATCCTAACACAGCAGATAAATTACCAGGTGATGATGCGGGACACATATTTGCAGACCAATTTGGTGGTTCTCCGGAACTTGATAATCTTGTATCGCAAAGAAGCACATTAAACAGAGCTGTTAAAGGAGACAATAGGACATATAGAGCGATGGAAAAGAGTTGGGCTGATGCAATGAATAATGGCAAAAAGGTTACTGACATAGATATTAATTTAGCATACAGTGAAGGCTCGTCACGGCCGAGCCGATTTGATGTTTCTTATAAAATAGACGGTAAGTTTGAAATGATAAGTTTTAAAAATTAAGGAGGTATAAAATGTTAAAAGGATTTGAAGACGCTTTTGTTGATGCTCAAGCAAGTGTAATATCGTTAGGCTTGGAATTGTTAAGCAATTCAGGAAAGGAAGCTGAAAAAATATATATATATTTGTATCGAAATGACGAAATGGACTATATAAATTTCTTCTTTGAGAAAGAAGGCAAATTGTATACAAGAGATGATTGGTTTTCATCAGGAGAAATAAGAGATTTTTTTTATTGTGCAAAGGATGATTTAGATAATATCACAAATGTTTGTGAGGCTTATGATGCAAAACGCCCATATGAATTTAGATTGATATACAATGTAATTACTAAAGCATTGGATTCAAAATATAATTATGAGGACATTGTTATAACAGGAGACAAAAACATTTTTGATTTATTTGAAGATTGGTTTGATGAGTGTGGCAAAAACATTACTAAATGATAGGAGATAAATGAAAATGAATGAACAAATTCAAACATTAATAGCCAATTCAAGATTGGCATTTGTACAAGGAAAATATCAGGAAGCACTTGATATAGCAAAAGATGCTATCAAAGTGGATCCTAATAATGCAGACGCATATTTATGTGCTGGAAATGCAAATATGTCATTTGAAAAATATGACATAGCAATTAAATATTATCAGAAGGCCGTAGAGTGTGAACCGGAAAATGGCGACAGATATTTTCATTTAGGATATGCTTTGGCAACTAATTCACAATCAGCGGAAGCAATTGCGATATTTGCAAAAGCAGATGAAATTGGATGTTCTCCGGAGGTTACGGGGCAATTATATAAGATTCTTGGAATGCTTTGTTTTGATTTAAAAAAATATGATGATGCGGTTGTTAATTTATGTAAAGCCGAAACAATTATCGGAATCGATATTGAAATATTACAAAGAAAAGCGTTAAGTTATGGAATGTTAGGCGAATATACGAAGGGGTTAGAAGTTGCAAATCAGATTAAATTATTTGCACCTTCTGAATATTTGGGATATAGAATCGCTAAAGAAATATTGCTGTTACAAAATAGAAATGAAGAAGCAGAGGAAGAAATTGACAGGGCAGAAAGATTTTCCAGACCATGCATGGATTTCTTCATAGATAAGATTTCCTTGGAATTAGCGAAATATACACAAGATAAGGAAAAGGAACATTATAGAAGAGCACTAGCGTACATAAATGATTCATTATACGCAATTAAACCAGAAGTACAGAATGTGGTAGATGCATATATTAATGCTGCAGAGGTTTATGTCCAGTTAGAGGATGGAGATATGGCAGCTAATTGTCTTGGCGCAGCAGAGAATCCGATAGACTCATTTAATGAAGGATTCTCAATTAACAAAATGGAAAGTAAGGAAAATGCTGGCCCTATTATGAGACCTAGCGATAGAGAGATTAACAGAGCTGTTGAAGAAGCAAGAAGAAAATATGGTGATAGACGAATTGAACAAACAGGTTACAGAGTTTATTACGACTACTGTTAAGAGAGATAATTCTGCACGCGATGAAATCAATAAGTCGAAAAAAGAGTTTTACTCGAAGTACAGCTATTTAAAGCCGGATTGCGAAAAAAATGCCATCGAAAAGATTGTGGATAAAGTTGAAAAGGCAGCTGAGTGGTGTGCAAAACATTGGAAGTTAATAGCCACTGCTGTGATTGTTGTGGTGGCAGTTGCATTAATAGCAACCGGAGTCGGAGCAGGAATAGGTGGAACACTTTTGGTTGGAGCCTGTTGGGGAGCAATAACAGGAGCAGTTATCGGTGGTGTTGCCGGTGGACTGGAAAGTATGAGCCAAGGCGGTTCTTTCCTTGACGGATTTGAAGATGGTGCTTTTTCAGGTGCAGTAGGCGGTGCTATTGGAGGCGCAGCTTTTGCAGGACTTGGAGTTGCCGGATCCGCATTAGGCAAGGGAATCAGTTGTGCATCAAAACTCGGAAAAGCAATAAAGGGAACGGCAGCGGTATCAAAAGTGCTGAGTCTTGGAATGGCTGGGTTTGATATGATTTCTTTAGCGGATATGGCAATTGATAATAAAAATAATCCTATTGCAGATCTGAATAAAAAACTACATTCAAGCAAGGCGTATAATATATTCCAAACTAGTGTGTCGGCATTGGCAGTTTTTACCGGTGGAATGACAACAACAATGTCATGCTTTATTGCAGGAACATTAGTGGCAACAAAAAAAGGAAAGATTCCTATTGAAGAAGTTAAATGTAATGATTGGGTATTATCCGCAGCTCCTAATACATTGAGAAAATCTTATAAACGTGTAGAAAATATTTTTAATCGTCAGGTTGACTTTTTAATTCATTTATACATCAGTGGAGATGAGATTGTAACATCTGATAATCATCCGTTTTATATAGTTGGAAAAGGATTTGTTGCAGCTTCTTTATTATGCGTTGGCATGCAATTAATTGATGCAAATGGAGATGTTCATGTTTTAGAAAACATTTATAGAGAGCAATGTAATAGTAAAGTTTGCGTTTATAATTTTACTGTAGAGGATTTTCATACATATTTTATTGGACAGAATACTATATTGGTCCATAATGCAGAATGTAATGTCGCATTTAACAAAAAATCAAAATATGATCAAAAAGAATATGAACAACAATTGAATGACCAACAAGAAGGATTAAATAAGTTAACACTAGAAGAATATAAGAATAACAGAGAAACTTATATTAAAAACGGAAGAAACCCAGAGGGACAAAAGTATCAAACTGCAGCTAGAGATAAAGAAGTTTTAAATCGACAGCTTGCGTATATGAAAAAAGGTGTTGACTCAAATAAGGCTTTACAACTTGCAAAACAAGATGTAAAGGGTTTAGCTGCATTGCATGGTCCCGATCAAATTGCTGGGGGGCGAGCAGATAATATCACCGGTTTAGGAAATTCGGGAATAAATTCATCAATTGGAAGCCAATGGAAGAGTAGAGTTAATGTATTAGACGATTATGTAAACTCGAAAATTAGCAACTACATAAAATCAAATCCCACTAATACTAATGGTTGGAAAAATTTACATTTAGATGTAGAGTTATCGATAGGTAACTAGAAAGGAACATAGATGATATATAGAGACTTTCATAGAGAAAATGAAATTGGAAATGATGTAATAAAAAAATATAGTGATATTCTTCCAAAAGAATTAATTTCTATTTGGAAAAAATACGGTACTGGAAGCATGATGAACGGATTTCTTAAAGTAGTTAATCCGGATGAATATATTGAGATACTTCGGGAGTCTTTTGCAGACTATGAGGGAGTGGTTCCAGTTATG containing:
- a CDS encoding DNA/RNA non-specific endonuclease encodes the protein MVNEIYREKCIEDKYVYNIKVEDYHTYFVGNCGIWAHNKNCPPHMNEDGTLKPNQEYTTGENGYTYKTDSNGNIVSAHADELKFKTHDGRLKHNPNTADKLPGDDAGHIFADQFGGSPELDNLVSQRSTLNRAVKGDNRTYRAMEKSWADAMNNGKKVTDIDINLAYSEGSSRPSRFDVSYKIDGKFEMISFKN
- a CDS encoding tetratricopeptide repeat protein — protein: MNEQIQTLIANSRLAFVQGKYQEALDIAKDAIKVDPNNADAYLCAGNANMSFEKYDIAIKYYQKAVECEPENGDRYFHLGYALATNSQSAEAIAIFAKADEIGCSPEVTGQLYKILGMLCFDLKKYDDAVVNLCKAETIIGIDIEILQRKALSYGMLGEYTKGLEVANQIKLFAPSEYLGYRIAKEILLLQNRNEEAEEEIDRAERFSRPCMDFFIDKISLELAKYTQDKEKEHYRRALAYINDSLYAIKPEVQNVVDAYINAAEVYVQLEDGDMAANCLGAAENPIDSFNEGFSINKMESKENAGPIMRPSDREINRAVEEARRKYGDRRIEQTGYRVYYDYC
- a CDS encoding polymorphic toxin type 15 domain-containing protein, encoding MKKQEENMVIDELNKQVTEFITTTVKRDNSARDEINKSKKEFYSKYSYLKPDCEKNAIEKIVDKVEKAAEWCAKHWKLIATAVIVVVAVALIATGVGAGIGGTLLVGACWGAITGAVIGGVAGGLESMSQGGSFLDGFEDGAFSGAVGGAIGGAAFAGLGVAGSALGKGISCASKLGKAIKGTAAVSKVLSLGMAGFDMISLADMAIDNKNNPIADLNKKLHSSKAYNIFQTSVSALAVFTGGMTTTMSCFIAGTLVATKKGKIPIEEVKCNDWVLSAAPNTLRKSYKRVENIFNRQVDFLIHLYISGDEIVTSDNHPFYIVGKGFVAASLLCVGMQLIDANGDVHVLENIYREQCNSKVCVYNFTVEDFHTYFIGQNTILVHNAECNVAFNKKSKYDQKEYEQQLNDQQEGLNKLTLEEYKNNRETYIKNGRNPEGQKYQTAARDKEVLNRQLAYMKKGVDSNKALQLAKQDVKGLAALHGPDQIAGGRADNITGLGNSGINSSIGSQWKSRVNVLDDYVNSKISNYIKSNPTNTNGWKNLHLDVELSIGN